From Salvia splendens isolate huo1 chromosome 16, SspV2, whole genome shotgun sequence, a single genomic window includes:
- the LOC121770572 gene encoding protein TORNADO 2-like has product MALSNSIIGGANFVAMLLSIPVIWAGITLSSKADNACVKILQWPVIILGLLILAAALAGFVGGFWRIQWLLIAYMVAMLVLIVLLACLVVFIYMVTSRGGGHPVPSRTYWEYDLDGYSGWLRRRVSTTYKWDRIRSCLSSTTICAELNQSYRAAQDFFNAPITPLQSGCCKPPTECGYTFVNPTYWISPINNAADTDCVQWSNDQTQLCYSCDSCKAGLLANLKKEWIKVDMTLIITLAAFIAVYVFGCCAFRKAKTEDLFKKYKQGNTYT; this is encoded by the exons ATGGCATTGAGCAACAGCATCATCGGCGGGGCCAACTTCGTGGCGATGCTGCTGTCGATCCCGGTGATCTGGGCGGGGATAACGCTGTCGTCGAAGGCGGACAACGCGTGCGTGAAGATCCTGCAGTGGCCGGTCATCATCCTCGGCCTGCTCATCCTTGCGGCGGCGCTGGCCGGCTTCGTGGGCGGGTTTTGGCGGATCCAGTGGCTCCTCATTGCCTACATGGTCGCCATGCTTGTCCTCATTGTACTCCTCGCTTGCCTGGTTGTATTCATCTACATGGTCACCAGCAGAGGCGGGGGCCACCCCGTCCCCAGCCGCACTTACTGGGAGTATGACCTCGACGGCTATTCCGGCTGGCTGCGGCGGCGCGTGAGCACCACGTACAAGTGGGATAGGATCAGGAGCTGCCTCAGCTCCACCACCATTTGCGCCGAGTTGAATCAGAGCTACCGCGCGGCTCAGGATTTCTTCAATGCTCCCATCACTCCTTTGCAG TCCGGGTGCTGCAAGCCGCCAACAGAATGTGGGTACACGTTCGTGAACCCGACATACTGGATAAGTCCCATCAACAACGCGGCGGACACGGACTGTGTGCAGTGGAGCAACGACCAAACGCAGCTCTGTTATTCCTGCGATTCGTGCAAAGCCGGATTGCTTGCAAATCTCAAGAAAGAGTGGATCAAAGTAGACATGACTTTGATCATCACTCTTGCCGCTTTCATTGCGGTTTATGTATTTGGATGTTGTGCTTTTAGGAAAGCCAAGACTGAAGATCTCTTTAAAAAGTACAAGCAAGGTAATACATACACTTGA
- the LOC121772595 gene encoding protein RGF1 INDUCIBLE TRANSCRIPTION FACTOR 1-like, protein MGGDKEENRWPPWLKPLLKEQFFVQCKFHADSHKSECNMYCLDCMNGALCSLCLSHHHDHRAIQIRRSSYHDVIRVNEIQKYLDISSVQTYIINSAKIVFLNERPQPRPGKGVSNTCEVCDRSLLDSFRFCSLGCKIVGTSKNFLKIRRHSPEKKGAVSESEDSYSSSRNTSSFTPSTPPRTGLNFRSAKRRKGIPHRSPMGGLMLEI, encoded by the exons ATG GGAGGTGATAAGGAAGAGAACCGATGGCCGCCATGGCTGAAGCCTCTGCTGAAGGAGCAGTTCTTCGTCCAATGCAAATTCCACGCGGATTCGCACAAGAGCGAATGCAATATGTACTGTTTGGATTGTATGAATGGCGCTCTCTGCTCCCTCTGTTTGTCTCATCACCACGACCATCGCGCTATCCAG ATAAGGAGGTCGTCGTACCACGATGTGATCAGAGTGAATGAAATCCAGAAGTATCTGGACATAAGCTCTGTTCAAACATACATAATCAACAGCGCTAAGATCGTCTTCCTGAACGAGCGCCCTCAGCCCCGCCCCGGCAAAGGCGTTTCCAACACCTGTGAAGTATGCGATCGCAGCCTCCTCGACTCCTTCCGCTTCTGCTCTCTCGGCTGCAAG ATTGTGGGGACATCGAAGAACTTCCTGAAGATTCGGAGGCATTCACCGGAGAAGAAGGGGGCCGTGTCGGAGTCGGAGGACTCGTACAGCAGCAGCCGGAATACGAGCAGCTTCACCCCGTCCACGCCGCCGCGGACGGGGCTGAATTTCCGCTCCGCAAAGCGGAGAAAGGGTATTCCACATAGGTCCCCAATGGGAGGTCTCATGTTAGAAATATAG